From Brassica oleracea var. oleracea cultivar TO1000 chromosome C3, BOL, whole genome shotgun sequence, a single genomic window includes:
- the LOC106330581 gene encoding glutathione S-transferase T2-like: MDTTPGFVNLLNNQSSFSLDSPEPIWFSTEQSIPMDTPPVSEQSSSKERRKWSIKEDRILISAWLNTSKDSVVGNEQKATHFWRRIVEYYNSSPQLVGTIPRELGQCKQRWARINDLVCKFVGSYEAALREQRSGKNDDDVMKAALDIFFNDYSIKFTLEHAWRELRHDKKWCSAFLFKDKRKQPVEVDGEDAVAAGEARLIGVKATKASIKRKKSGREEELEKIQCIMEMKEKISKRKVVQGHGCERKSRVCFVVFPFTGVKEVTGVKFHFYK; the protein is encoded by the exons ATGGATACCACCCCTGGTTTTGTTAACCTTCTCAATAACCAGTCGTCTTTTAGCCTTGATTCACCCGAACCAATTTGGTTTAGTACAGAGCAGTCCATACCCATGGATACACCCCCTGTTTCTGAGCAGTCTTCAAGCAAGGAGAGGAGGAAATGGTCTATCAAAGAGGATAGAATCCTCATAAGCGCTTGGCTTAACACGAGTAAAGACTCTGTGGTCGGTAATGAGCAGAAGGCGACTCATTTCTGGAGGAGGATTGTAGAGTACTACAACTCAAGCCCTCAGCTGGTCGGGACAATACCGAGAGAGCTTGGTCAGTGCAAGCAAAGGTGGGCTCGGATTAACGATCTGGTTTGCAAGTTTGTTGGGAGCTATGAAGCGGCCTTGAGGGAGCAGAGAAGTGGGAAAAATGATGATGACGTGATGAAAGCTGCCCTCGATATCTTCTTCAATGACTACTCCATCAAGTTCACACTCGAACATGCGTGGAGGGAGCTGAGGCATGACAAGAAATGGTGCTCCGCCTTTCTCTTTAAGGACAAGCGTAAACAACCGGTAGAGGTTGATGGAGAAGATGCGGTGGCAGCAGGAGAGGCTAGACTTATAGGTGTCAAGGCTACTAAAGCTTCTATCAAGCGGAAGAAAAGTGGAAGAGAAGAGGAGTTGGAGAAGATTCAATGCATTATGGAAATGAAAGAGAAGATATCTAAACGCAAA GTAGTACAAGGTCACGGGTGTGAAAGGAAGTCACGGGTCTGTTTTGTTGTTTTCCCATTCACGGGTGTGAAGGAAGTCACGGGTGTCAAGTTTCACTTCTATAAGTGA
- the LOC106335615 gene encoding polyadenylate-binding protein-interacting protein 10-like, translating to MAVAENAGVKVDSSGQNLDNNNNNNTASSATETNPSCPDDQSPKSDSSLDSSSDPPTPDSDDRTNETVQKGQTANGVKSEIKNLSDAFSKLNPMAKEFVPPSLARSQSGVSRNGLGFTNSFAAQPLVADGSGQFARRRRSFGQGRRRVNKRTSLAQKEDVIKRTVYVSDIDHQVTEENLAGVFVNCGQVVDCRVCGDPNSVLRFAFVEFTNEEGARAALSMSGTVLGFYPLKVLPSKTAIAPVNPTFLPRSEGEREMCLRTVYCTNIDKRISQVELKGFFEMICGEVFRLRLGDYHNHTRIAFVEFAMADSAITALHCSGMVLGALPIRVSPSKTPVRPHIHRP from the exons ATGGCCGTCGCTGAGAATGCTGGTGTGAAAGTGGACTCTTCTGGTCAGAATTTAGACAACAACAACAACAACAACACTGCTTCTTCAGCTACCGAGACCAATCCCTCATGTCCTGACGATCAGAGCCCTAAATCCGATTCCTCTCTTGACTCCTCATCGGATCCTCCGACTCCAGACTCCGACGATCGGACCAATGAGACTGTCCAAAAGGGTCAGACCGCAAATGGTGTAAAGAGTGAGATCAAGAACCTGTCTGATGCGTTCTCGAAGCTGAATCCGATGGCTAAGGAGTTTGTTCCTCCTTCGCTGGCTCGAAGTCAATCTGGGGTTTCGAGAAATGGGTTAGGGTTTACTAACAGTTTCGCAGCGCAGCCTCTTGTTGCAGATGGAAGTGGTCAATTCGCCAGAAGG AGAAGGAGCTTTGGGCAAGGGAGGAGAAGAGTGAACAAAAGAACCAGCTTGGCTCAGAAGGAAGATGTAATCAAGAGAACTGTTTATGTCTCTGATATCGATCATCAG GTTACCGAGGAGAACCTAGCAGGTGTCTTTGTTAATTGTGGACAG GTTGTTGATTGTCGTGTGTGCGGTGATCCAAACTCCGTCCTCCGTTTTGCTTTCGTTGAGTTCACCAATGAAG AGGGAGCTAGAGCTGCTTTGAGCATGTCAGGAACAGTGCTTGGTTTTTACCCTCTTAAGGTGCTTCCTTCCAAGACCGCTATCGCCCCTGTTAATCCGACTTTCCTTCCCCGG TCTGAGGGTGAGCGTGAGATGTGCTTGAGGACTGTCTACTGTACCAACATTGACAAGCGG ATTAGTCAAGTTGAGTTGAAAGGCTTCTTTGAAATGATTTGCGGAGAG GTTTTTCGTCTGAGGCTTGGAGACTATCACAACCATACCCGCATTGCTTTTGTTGAGTTTGCCATG GCGGATAGTGCAATCACTGCACTTCACTGCAGTGGTATGGTCTTGGGCGCACTCCCAATAAG GGTAAGCCCATCAAAGACACCAGTGAGGCCGCACATTCACCGCCCATGA
- the LOC106335614 gene encoding CDPK-related kinase 6, with protein MGHCYSRSISTVEDNDGDIPAGAAQLPNHTDNHHRTSIPNSPAASSSSEVNPYTISPFQSPLPAGVAPSPARTPGRKFKWPFPPPSPAKPIMAALRRRRGTAPQPRDGPIPEESEEVHDHGRGGGSGERLDKNFGFSKNFEGKYELGKEVGRGHFGHTCWAKAKKGKIKGQTVAVKIIAKAKMTSALSIEDVRREVKLLKALSGHRHMVKFYDVFEDADNVFVVMELCEGGELLDRILARGGRYPEADAKRILVQILSATAFFHLQGVVHRDLKPENFLFTSKNEDAVLKVIDFGLSDFSRFDQRLNDVVGSAYYVAPEVLHRNYSTEADIWSIGVISYILLCGSRPFYGRTESAIFRCVLRANPNFDDLPWPSISPIAKEFVKRLLNKDHRKRMTAAQALAHPWLRDENPGLLLDFSIYKLVKSYIRASPFRRAALKSLSKAIPEEELVFLKAQFMLLEPEDGALYLRNFTTALTRYATDAMIESRLPDILNLMQPLAHRKLDFEEFCAAAVSVYQLEALEEWEQIATIAFDDFEREGSRAISVQELAEEMSLGPNAHPLLKDWIRSSDGKLSFLGYAKFLHGVTVRSSSSRPIR; from the exons ATGGGTCACTGTTACAGCCGGAGCATTTCCACCGTCGAAGATAACGACGGAGATATTCCCGCCGGAGCCGCCCAGCTTCCGAATCATACTGATAACCACCACCGGACTTCAATTCCCAATTCTCCGGCTGCATCCTCCTCTTCCGAAGTCAACCCTTACACCATCAGCCCATTTCAAAGCCCGTTGCCGGCGGGAGTAGCTCCGTCACCGGCGAGAACTCCGGGAAGAAAGTTCAAATGGCCGTTCCCGCCTCCTTCGCCTGCGAAACCGATCATGGCGGCTCTGAGACGGAGAAGAGGTACGGCTCCGCAGCCTCGAGACGGTCCGATCCCTGAGGAGAGTGAAGAAGTCCATGATCACGGAAGAGGCGGCGGAAGCGGAGAGAGGTTAGATAAGAACTTCGGATTCTCGAAGAACTTCGAAGGGAAGTATGAGCTGGGGAAAGAGGTTGGTCGAGGGCATTTTGGTCATACTTGTTGGGCTAAAGCCAAGAAAGGCAAGATCAAAGGACAAACCGTAGCTGTCAAGATCATTGCTAAAGCGAAG ATGACATCAGCTCTATCCATTGAAGATGTTCGTCGAGAGGTGAAGCTGCTGAAAGCTCTGTCTGGGCATAGGCATATGGTTAAGTTCTACGATGTGTTTGAGGATGCGGACAATGTCTTTGTTGTTATGGA GTTATGTGAAGGTGGAGAGCTATTGGATAGAATTTTGGCGAG AGGTGGTCGGTATCCAGAGGCAGATGCTAAGCGTATCCTTGTTCAGATTCTATCTGCAACTGCTTTTTTCCATCTTCAAGGTGTGGTGCACCGTGACCTGAAGCCAGAG AATTTTCTCTTTACCAGCAAAAACGAGGATGCAGTACTCAAGGTCATAGACTTTGGCTTATCTGATTTCTCCAGATTCG ATCAGCGTCTCAACGATGTGGTAGGAAGTGCATACTATGTTGCACCTGAAGTACTCCACAGAAATTACAGCACTGAAGCAGATATATGGAGCATCGGTGTCATATCGTACATATTACTCTGTGGGAGTAGACCTTTTTACGGACGAACCGAGTCTGCTATTTTCCGCTGTGTGCTTAGAGCGAACCCTAACTTTGATGACTTGCCGTGGCCTTCTATATCTCCTATTGCTAAAGAATTTGTGAAAAGGCTTCTGAATAAAGACCATAGGAAAAGAATGACGGCTGCTCAAGCTTTAG CTCATCCATGGCTTCGAGATGAAAACCCTGGTTTGCTTCTTGATTTTTCGATATACAAATTGGTGAAGTCTTATATCCGTGCTTCACCTTTCAGAAGAGCAGCACTTAAG TCTCTATCCAAAGCTATACCAGAAGAAGAACTCGTGTTCCTTAAAGCACAGTTCATGCTCCTGGAACCAGAAGATGGAGCCTTGTATCTTCGCAATTTCACTACG GCTTTGACAAGATATGCTACGGATGCTATGATCGAATCTAGGCTTCCTGACATTTTGAACTTG ATGCAACCCTTAGCACATAGGAAACTTGATTTTGAAGAGTTTTGTGCGGCTGCGGTTAGCGTTTATCAACTAGAGGCTCTTGAAGAATGGGAACAGATCGCAACTATAGCGTTTGACGACTTCGAACGTGAAGGAAGCCGAGCCATCTCTGTCCAAGAACTCGCTGAG GAGATGAGTTTGGGACCAAATGCGCATCCTCTGCTCAAGGATTGGATCCGGAGTTCTGATGGAAAGCTGAGTTTCTTGGGATATGCAAAATTCTTGCACGGTGTGACTGTTCGAAGCTCGAGCTCGAGACCTATTAGGTGA